The sequence GTGCAGCAAATTCCCTCGGTAACATAAAAAGTTGGTCCAAAACACAACTCTATCACCTTgaaaataacctttttttttgccAGGTCCAGCGTGTTGGTTATGGGATTACTTGCGAAGGTCGGGTCAAGGTGGCTTCTTCCTACCGCTTAGTGGAGGAGTGGACTCCACCAGCACCGCCTGTATTGTCTTTTCTATGTGCACGCAGATTTGCGATGCCATACAAAAAGGAGGTAATTGGtttctgtataattttttactacAAAATCTCCCTTATGAAACTCATTGTACGCAATCCTGAgattagaaaatattgttttttttattatttacgggAATTCTTGAATTgattaattaacttaaaaaaatggtatcccaaaatattaataatctatTTTCTCATTCATCGAAATTGTTGAcacagttattaataaaaataaaaatgtaagcaattaaaaaaacaaagtattctagtgtatttttttttccagaaaCACAAGTGCTTTACGACGTGCGTAAAATCCTCTGCCAATCAGACTACACGCCCACCGACCCGATGGAGTTGTGCAACAGGTTACTGGTTACATGTTACATGGCCTCGGAAAATTCTAGCACTGAGACCAAACAACGAGCGTCACAGGTATTAGACTTTatgatttgtaattaatattgacATTGTGAAAAAATTAAGGTcaatttttctgtttttttttttttttttgtatttttcttctcTATGTAAATTAACCTTTAGCATTGTGTATGActgaaaaaatatcttaacagTTAAGACCAATAAAATTGTGAATATTTCCAAAACCAGACGGAATTTTGTGACTTCTAAAACAGTTTTTCCTATATGTTTCTAAAGTattcttagttttatttataatatcttcaGCTTAATTTAACATATGAAAATAGGccttattttattgaatttttgtaatattttaataattattattaattacgcAAGAAAAAGCCATTTCCTCGAGAACTCAATATATTCTGACAATCtgtttcttttctttataaagaacaaaatacgaaaaaagttataacataaaaattacaatacttcttattaaaataaatacaacaattttCGTGTTTTTTTTCAGCTGGCGAGTCAGATAGGCAGCTATCACTTCCCAATCGTGATCGACGCGGCGGTGAGCGCCGTCATCGGCATATTCACGGCGGCCACCGGACTCATACCCAAGTTCAGGAATCGCGGCGGATGTCCACGTCAGAACCTCGCTTTACAGAACATCCAAGTAAGTTAACTGTAACATATAACAGAGAGTTTTAAACCTttacaatttgttaaattaatattgttataattaggGGCCCAGTTATTTGTCGTAAATTATGttgagaattattttattacttttaccaAAATTGGCGAAAccatttatcataaaaatcgACTATATTACAATTTGAATTGATCTTAAAATGTCATTGTCAAATTTGCTTATGAATAATTACAATACTAGGACAATTATCTGTAGGAATTGGAAATGGGTAGTTATTTATGTCCCCCCGTACATGGGCGTGGAGGGATGGTACCCTAGACTGAgtgtgtgcgcgtgcgcaggcgcGGCTGCGCATGGTGCTGTCGTACCTGCTGGCGCAGCTGATGCTGTGGGTGCGCGGGCGGCCCGGCGGCCTGCTCGTGCTGGGCTCCTCCAACGTCGACGAGGCGCTGCGCGGCTACCTCACCAAGTACGACTGCTCCAGCGCCGACATCAACCCCATCGGCGGCATCTCCAAGACCGATCTCAAGGCCTTCCTGCAGTATGCTAAGAATAGGTGTGTACAACACACAGGACCTacaatgtattcattttatcatattactagcttttgctagcggctttgcccgtgtgaataagttttccgggataatgtttttttgccgacttacttgatatgtatcgttatattatgaccaaattacacaaaatcattataaattgtagcttataTATGTCATTCCgatgtataattaatatcactGTAATgttccatccaaatccgtttagtagttttttcgtgaaagagaatcaaacatacatacatacttccattctcacaaactttcgcatttataatattagtaggattattaAAGTactcataaaagaaaatatgtaGAAATAACGTGAAATGCTCGTATTTTGCTGATATATGTATTCGATTTTAATCGATAATTATGTGAATGAAATTACAAggattactttatttatttaatacttaaattttcCTATCCTCAAGATTTTTCCTACCGTCCCTATCGGAGATATTAAACGCGCCGCCGACGGCCGAGCTGGAGCCTCTCTCTGACGGTCAGATCACACAGACGGACGAACAGGACATGGGCATGACGTACGCGGAGCTGTCGGAGTTCGGACGGTTGAGGAAAACGAACAACTGCGGCCCGTACAGCATGTTCCAGAAACTGGTGCACACCTGGCATGATAAGTGTACGCCGCAGGAGGTGAATATGACagattattaatatgttatttttattatgtcaaataACTAATTAATCTCATGGTAAAGGTCATTCTAGTTAAGGCAGCGAGGACAGCGACAGCAATGGTTCAATCGCTAATTATCGTTGTCGCTAAATATATTATGGCCTCCACagcactaattaattattatgccaTAGTGGTAGCATGTTATAAAGAGTTAATCCGTCAGTTCAGTCCTGCTCGGTTTGATACCAATGTGGAATAATTGACAAATGTGGATAGTTGATCATTCTAAAAAAAACGTGTcaccgtcattttcaataaacgataccTATcgattttttcgatctatctcaaaaatcgaccaatcagaacaaaggttttttgacatgcttacaaatgacttattttaattgcttcATTCTTAGAATCGgtttgaagattgagattggcatcgtttattgaaaacggctgttggTTTGGAATTTGTGACAAAGAGACATACGACGGCAGTAAGATTGTTATTGCGTACCCTCTTGAGGAATATACGTGAGCTTATAATACTATTTCAACTGTGACAGGTAGCGGAGAAAGTGAAGCACTTCTTCCGGTGCTACGCGATCAATCGCCACAAGATGACGGTGCTGACGCCGTCGTACCACGCGGAGTCGTACAGCCCGGACGACAACCGGTTCGACCACCGGCCGTTCCTCTACCGCGTGCACTGGAACTGGCAGTTCAAAGCCATCGATGACGCTGTAAGTACCTacctctatatttttttttcttgtaaaataCGCGTTATCGTTACCGTCCTctggggggtgagtggaacggttatgttagtTTCATCGGtgttacggcccaatgtcgacgcTTCGGACGTTAAATcagctttaatattttttttttattaggcatAGCACAGAATACAATCatcataaacaatacttaaacaaaatttattatttaaattacattaagactagattctcttccttaaacctatgccctaattgaaattatactacggaatcgactctacaaaaacaattaacaacataaacatctgcttatactttaagtgagttatataaacaaaaattgtacggAAACTGaactacaaaaaattatattacggcCGATCAGCATATGTATAAGTAGGTGATATCCACCGCCTCCAAACATCCGTAGTCCCGAAATAAGCGTAGATAGTAGCGTAGAAGGAGTAGAAAAAGAAGGGAGCGGGGTACTATATAAAACGCAACAGCAAGTCGTCAGTGGTATTGCCCAGCCTGAGACTGCTTATGTATCATAAATATAGCATTCCATTCTTATTCTCAGGTGTTACAAATGACAAAGGACAAGCGTGGTGCGTCGCTTGAAAACAGAGTGAAGCAGGAAATTGGCAAATTAACTCCCAGCACCTCATCCTCGAGTGTCAACACACCGTTCATGCGAGGCGATAGAAAAGGAGTTCTCATATAATTCGTAATTATTATTGACAACACATTGCTAACGAAAAAGCCGGCGTCCATGAGACTTTTTCTGGAAAGGTTGGCGATGCACCCATGATCCTTGTATTTTGGGTATTTTTAGGAGTTCTTGCTTGTTTAGCATTGTAACAGCTATCGatattaaaacacttaaaatattgTTCACGCGACATGCTAAGGGCTCTTTCAGACTAGCTGCGCGGTTGCAGCGCGTCACCACGGCGGCGAACACGCGGCGAGGGTAATCCACATAACAATGACTCTCAAGACTGCCGCGCTGACCTCGCGCGGCGTTTAGCGACAAACTGAAACCGCTCTTAGCTCTTTTACTTTATCGTCGTTTGTTTTGTGGCAATCGTTATGCATTTTCCCAAGCAACATGGCTGCACCACTGTTGCCGCGGTGCAGCTGCGCAGGCGCTTAAAGGCGTCCTAAATGTAGTAAGTTCCTTAATAGACGACTATGTTTTTGCACAAAATgcttattaatacaatttgtgatAGTATCGTGTAAGAATGTGGACAAAGAAAAAGACtaaacgttattttattaaaccaaTGAATTAATCGATGTTCCTTTTAGATCCTCATGATAATAATTCCCGAATTATCAGAACGTAATTGTTTGCAGTAAGGATAAGGTTATCAGTGTACTATTAATGGTGGTGTTGTCAACacacattatataattatgtgaaGTATAACTTACGTTTATATACGTCGACTAGAATTTTAAGTGATTTAcacaatttaatcaaaacaatattttttattatgttgctATAACAATAGCCACGGGAGATCAGTGAATGACTAATAAATGATTGCATTTAAATCTTGCCATAACATAGAAAGCAAGCGGTAGATATGGCATATAAGCTGGTATTTCACAgttagaatattaaataataaaatatcaaaacgactaatcagaataaagtatttttgacatgctaatagatgaattattttgataagtTTATTCGTGGGATTATTACAGAATTATCAACTGAgaatgtttattgaaatcgattGATAGGAGTCAAACATTTGAACCAACGTTTGGTCCTACTTGGGATCGTATTGTCTGTATGAATGTATACCACTAAAAGTCGGCATTTTTTACTCTCTAGTTTACTGTACACGTACAATATGTAATGTCGACAAatcgtacaaaatatatttaatacaaacttggataattatatatatatttttatacaatagtaaCGACTTTAGTTGGGATCTATAAGTAAAACAGTTAGTCGTTTAAGGCAAAAAAGCGTCAGGGCCTTTGCATACGAGGTTTTTTAAACGATGACACAGTGGAACGTTGTTAGGACGCTCGGAAAACAAGACAGTCGACAAGTTGAAACCTTTACACTGGATTCTTGCGTTTATATCCGGTATAAACACGCAGATCCGTCAATACGGACGCAGTGTATGTGGTATACGCCTTTTATTTTCCTCACAAACATTCAGATACGCCGAGCCTCTTATTCCCCCCCCCCCTCTAGCCCCTCCCCCTTTCACGCTGGTTAGGCTGTATGAAGCGCGTTTTATTTGCGTTCGTATTGATATAAACGCATACATCTGTTAATACGCGCTGATGACGCGTAATTGACGAGCCAATCAAAAGCACGTGTCAGCTCGGTTAATAAATGTAGTGTGCAAAGGCCCTAAGGTggagaaaaaataattgtgtacattatttgtctaattataatttaaatgtaaatactaaGTACTAACTGAAAACTATGAtatacattgtttaaaaaaaacattttcatgtaAAATCATATACTTTAAAGTAAAAAGTGTGTCGCATAAAACAatgtttgataattaaaaatagttttagtttaaacaaaaacaatagtaTTAATTGACGTATTCGtaaatggtttttattattataacatgaaCACATTTATGCCGAATTGCGTATATTTGCTCAACCGTTAATATTTCATACTGTATAAACCAGGTATTCAAATAATGTGAAATACTCAGTTCTTGAAGATATTAGTCAATAGAATTTGAGTTTTAAATATAACCTAGTTAAGGAATAAAcctttaattttcttatttgcaTAACAGCGCTGTAAGACTCAAGTCGTCTGCACAAGACAAgctttaaatcattattttcttatgattgttttaaatgtaacataattattaaatatcatggcgtttaattttgtgttttttttttttatttaaataagtattctTCTTATAATCTATGACCAATGTTTACGTAAATTTatcgattttttaattataaagccctaaacagtatataattatatttgcagAATATTCGTAGAGGAATTATTTTTGTCAGAAGCTAATATAACCTAAGACAAGAAACgtgttaatattatcaaaatcctCCGCATTTCCCTTTATATACGTAGGCAGatactatacagggtcattttgatattgccttactaaatgaaaccacatactcgtcttcacctttgctgacattgtgcgaaaaatcatccattaatagctaatatttttacgaaaaatccaggttttagttttctgatttttttatcactttatagtttaatgcgaatatggcgtgtccGACGAtgtatttatgactgaaagtatgatgttgccactgtaACGAATTATCTTAAAGTAGCAGTAATGGCTTTagagattaaaatttattttaattaatatttattttgttcgaaacttaaaaaaaatatttttcatctacTGCTCAAGTaactgtaaagtgttatttccaagtagataagtatgtggtttcatttagtaacgcgatgtcaaaatgatcctgtaaaataaaacacaagtcataatattttatattttattatgcattttaGAACTACTAACTTTCATCAAAGGGCACAAAATTTCTGGTCGATAATTATTCATGACGAATAACAGTAGCAGTAATTCGTGCTTTACTGGGCTGTGTTTCAGTTGTATTTTCTAAAACCCTGTcgacaaataattaaaattatttcatatacttTCTATAGTTATAAGTATTAGTTCGCTGTTGGTGGGTTATTTCGCTGGCTCACTGTTATTCCATGTTAATGTTTATTGacatagaaaaaattaaattaaaaaaaataatctttgtaaaggtttgaaaatatttcatttcattctctttatttgtattttagattattggaatttttattgtaatagtatCCATCTAATATATACAGGATGTCCCAGAAAGGAGTGTCAAgtggaggtccagagatagagcaccccttggggtctTCGAATCACCCCAGGTAAAAGAGTTACACCCACTTTTACTACCCTTAAACCACGAGAACGAATcgtgcaaaattaattgaacttaaacataagaatataCCAAATGCTTAACtcatagctttcttgcagtAATTTTTGGTTagttaacaaactaattaaccttaaGAATGATGAgaagtcaaaaaaaaattgtaatctaatggcacattttaagaattttccaccttgctgtctttaaggctgattttagccaaaatagcccctatgaaggactatgtttttttaatgaatatgtaagttgagagtctggatAAGTTTTTGAtctaccttagaaccacgaagtcacctgtttaggtttttaaatttaaagaagagcatttaagtcataattcatagaacaaatttttcactttacaccaacattttcataattttcattaaagttacaaagctgattgtttatagcaaaaaagtgcaactaatgaaaattttgttgcaatacaaaaatctcgaataagtcttctacttttttaaaagaaatcatttaatcgttcaaacccacaatttacaaaaattcagaaaaatattcataactcgaaaactatgaaaaatcgcggaacatacatgggggtgattcggataccccacggggtgctctatctctggacctccgcttgacattactttctgggacaccctgtataattgAATTCATGCAAAAAACAACATAGGCTCTTGTAAAAGTGAGCAAGCGATTTGTATCCGCCTAGATAACAACCAGCTTCTGAATGACCGGTTTCAAATAaatcggcataattgtgttcacTGGCGAAAGATGACTATCGCTCATCAGTCTATACTATCTGGACCCTATTTCGTTTATCATcaaatgcagtggggtcacttttccGGTTTAAACTAAAAACAACCATGATTTTTGAATGCTAAGGGTCATATTGCAAAACTTTGGCAACATTGAAATGAGATTACCTACTCATCGTCTTAccgtaattacataataatttggaGTCTGTGCAAAATGCTTTAtgattattgcaaaataaaggTTAGTTTTTATGATAGTTTTAGTAGACATTAATTCTCATTAGATGATTACTAAAAAAGGATGATACAAAATCTTATACTTGTGATATGATATGGAAATCTAATCCGGTATCGTTCCGAAAACCATAGGAGGTGAtgagaaaattaaacaaatgtaaaacGGTTGTCTAAATTAAAAGaacataaatttatacttttagcGTTCTTCTCATTGAGATTTATAACGAAATTAGTtgtgagaaaatattatttgagaatatgtttttataaaaacaggAAAAGTGATTGACGAGCCACTAACTAACTAAATCTACTCTGTATTTCACTTATAACTTGAAAGACGCCATTTAATGGACGTAAGAGATTACTTACCAAGGAAACCATTGAAAAGAGGTTTAACTGAGCCATACATGTTTTCAATTGTTTCTTCgcctttttttacaaaattgccTATTCCAAACATTGAGGAAATGCTTTCTGGTCTTATCGCTGCTGGAGCCTGGGCCATACTTGGCATCGCTGCCGGTCCTACGGGTCGTGGCGCTACTGGCACTCTTGGCGGTCCTGCGAGTCCCGCCGCTCCTGCCGTTTCTGCCGCTTTTGCCGCTCCTGTCGCTCCTGCTACTCCTGTCGCTCCTGCTACTCCTGCCGCTCCTGCTGCTCCTGTCGCTCCTGCCGCTGCTGCCGCTCCTGCCGCTCCTGCCGCCCCTGCCGCTCCTGCTGCTCCAGCTGTTCCTGCCGCTTCTGCCGATTGTATTGTACCTACCGCGGCTAAAGATAATTGAAATAAGAGTTTTACATTACCGACTTATAATGTAAGTAATGGGATTTTGGttttcacctaccattatctcactgACCTGATAAAAGGCTTCGGAAAATGACTTCATTTCTTTTTTGACAG is a genomic window of Manduca sexta isolate Smith_Timp_Sample1 chromosome 22, JHU_Msex_v1.0, whole genome shotgun sequence containing:
- the LOC115442637 gene encoding glutamine-dependent NAD(+) synthetase; translation: MGRKVTVAVCTLNQWALDFEGNMNRILQSIQEAKEMGALYRTGPELEICGYSCEDHFHEPDTYLHSWQVLAELLKSPTCKDMLVDVGMPVQHRNVSYNCRVAFYNKKILLIRPKMMLCEDGNYRETRWFSCWTKERQTEDYYLPRMISAITNQSTVPIGDAVIATKDTCIGFEICEELWNPQSRHIPLSLDGAEIIVNGSGSYMELRKAYVTVDLVKSATFKSGGAYLFSNLRGCDGQRVYFNGCSCVAVNGQIVSRGLQFALHDVEVITATIDLEDIRSYRAQIRSRSHLAASNKPFPRVNVDCALSDDDDLYRTTSAPIEWKYLTPEEEIELGPACWLWDYLRRSGQGGFFLPLSGGVDSTSTACIVFSMCTQICDAIQKGETQVLYDVRKILCQSDYTPTDPMELCNRLLVTCYMASENSSTETKQRASQLASQIGSYHFPIVIDAAVSAVIGIFTAATGLIPKFRNRGGCPRQNLALQNIQARLRMVLSYLLAQLMLWVRGRPGGLLVLGSSNVDEALRGYLTKYDCSSADINPIGGISKTDLKAFLQYAKNRFFLPSLSEILNAPPTAELEPLSDGQITQTDEQDMGMTYAELSEFGRLRKTNNCGPYSMFQKLVHTWHDKCTPQEVAEKVKHFFRCYAINRHKMTVLTPSYHAESYSPDDNRFDHRPFLYRVHWNWQFKAIDDAVLQMTKDKRGASLENRVKQEIGKLTPSTSSSSVNTPFMRGDRKGVLI
- the LOC115442646 gene encoding protein FAM71B-like → MMKQVVILYVVAALLVQTMARPDGAAAVGTIQSAEAAGTAGAAGAAGAAGAAGAAAAAGATGAAGAAGVAGATGVAGATGAAKAAETAGAAGLAGPPRVPVAPRPVGPAAMPSMAQAPAAIRPESISSMFGIGNFVKKGEETIENMYGSVKPLFNGFLGF